In one Drosophila pseudoobscura strain MV-25-SWS-2005 chromosome X, UCI_Dpse_MV25, whole genome shotgun sequence genomic region, the following are encoded:
- the LOC4814141 gene encoding vitelline membrane protein Vm26Ab, with the protein MFKLVAVCFFAVLAVAAAKPGILAAAPLAYTAPAVVGSAAYVAPYASSFTAHSVAHSAAFPAAYTAAYTAPFAAPYAAAYTAPIAAPYAAAYTSPLAYSSPYVARPYAAPLLLKK; encoded by the exons ATGTTCAAACTC GTTGCTGTCTGCTTCTTCGCTGTGTtggccgttgctgctgccaagCCTGGCATCCTGGCTGCCGCTCCTCTGGCCTACACCGCTCCGGCTGTGGTGGGAAGCGCCGCCTATGTGGCACCTTATGCTTCCAGCTTCACCGCCCACTCGGTTGCCCACAGCGCCGCCTTTCCTGCTGCCTACACTGCTGCCTACACTGCTCCGTTTGCCGCTCCCTATGCCGCCGCCTACACTGCTCCGATTGCCGCCCCCTATGCCGCCGCCTACACCTCTCCATTGGCCTACAGCTCACCCTATGTGGCCCGTCCATACGCTGCTCCCCTTCTGCTGAAGAAGTAA